A window from Flavobacterium gyeonganense encodes these proteins:
- a CDS encoding response regulator transcription factor has product MKNKFKVLLVDDHSVVRHGLSLLLKSICEEVEIAHADSFEDLLSKLKENQDLIFLDISIPGGNSTKMVQEIRLNYPDLLIMMFSAYDESHYALRYIHAGANGFLNKYSKDEEIIQAVESVLETGKYISNVVKNKIIENALYNLPVNPLEKLSEREIEVAELLVSGDGNIEISNKLNIQMTTVSTFKSRIFEKLGINNVVKLIDILKIYNN; this is encoded by the coding sequence ATGAAAAATAAATTTAAAGTTTTACTAGTTGACGATCATAGCGTAGTGCGGCATGGTCTTTCTTTGTTATTGAAAAGCATTTGCGAAGAGGTTGAAATCGCTCATGCTGATAGTTTTGAAGATCTTCTAAGTAAATTAAAAGAAAACCAGGATTTAATTTTTTTAGACATCAGTATTCCAGGAGGCAATAGTACAAAAATGGTTCAGGAGATTAGGTTAAATTATCCGGACTTGTTGATTATGATGTTTTCTGCTTATGATGAATCGCATTACGCTCTGCGTTATATTCATGCAGGAGCCAATGGATTCTTAAATAAATACAGTAAAGATGAAGAAATTATCCAGGCTGTAGAATCCGTACTTGAAACAGGCAAATATATAAGCAACGTTGTAAAAAATAAAATTATCGAAAACGCTTTATATAATCTCCCAGTAAACCCCTTAGAAAAACTGTCAGAGAGAGAAATCGAAGTTGCAGAACTTCTTGTCAGCGGTGATGGAAATATCGAAATATCAAATAAGTTAAATATCCAAATGACAACTGTCAGCACTTTCAAAAGCAGGATTTTTGAAAAACTCGGAATTAATAATGTGGTTAAGTTGATTGATATTTTGAAGATTTACAATAATTAA
- a CDS encoding exopolyphosphatase — protein sequence MAKNISIDGSLAQDDINNAVNIVYGNLLTIKKKYNVADENIFIVGSSGVAMANNTADLINKIKSLTNKDLDFIDADTEGKMLLKGSIPPTEYGDALILDIGGGNTKGGYVNVLENKFEFFPLKLEYGTITLTEAINKTIVIPSEINSMSVYKEKAFEYAPILREKIKNVLNSKPTSLNKRKIYLSGGALWAFTTLFYNKNNEDDHFVPLQLQDIIDYDAILKNNFTVYENLAKTNKNADKVINTYSQRHLIAANTILIASLESIPNLKSKKIYFAKEGQIAWLVSYVVDRSKKIKSVF from the coding sequence ATTGCTAAAAATATTTCTATCGATGGCAGCCTTGCCCAGGATGATATTAATAATGCGGTAAACATTGTCTACGGAAATTTACTGACCATTAAAAAAAAATATAATGTTGCTGATGAAAATATTTTTATTGTTGGCTCTTCCGGAGTAGCAATGGCGAATAATACGGCAGATTTAATTAATAAAATAAAATCCCTGACTAATAAGGATCTTGATTTTATTGATGCTGATACTGAGGGTAAAATGCTCCTAAAAGGTTCTATACCTCCAACAGAATACGGTGACGCATTAATCCTTGATATTGGAGGAGGCAATACCAAAGGAGGATACGTAAATGTGCTGGAAAATAAATTTGAGTTTTTCCCTCTAAAACTGGAATATGGTACGATTACTTTAACAGAAGCTATAAATAAAACCATTGTAATCCCTAGTGAGATTAATAGTATGTCTGTTTACAAGGAGAAAGCATTTGAATACGCTCCCATTTTAAGAGAAAAAATAAAGAATGTACTTAACTCTAAACCAACTTCACTAAATAAGAGGAAAATTTATTTATCCGGAGGTGCCCTTTGGGCTTTTACCACTCTTTTTTATAACAAAAATAATGAAGACGATCATTTTGTACCGCTGCAATTGCAGGATATTATTGATTATGATGCTATTTTAAAAAATAATTTTACTGTATACGAAAACTTAGCTAAAACCAATAAAAATGCAGATAAAGTTATAAACACCTACAGTCAGAGGCATTTAATTGCTGCCAATACTATTTTGATAGCCAGCCTGGAGAGCATTCCTAATCTGAAGTCAAAAAAAATATATTTTGCCAAAGAAGGGCAAATTGCATGGTTAGTATCGTACGTAGTTGACCGTTCAAAAAAGATTAAGAGTGTTTTTTAA
- a CDS encoding MFS transporter: MVIKLFKSYIKNFTQFSVEVKVLAVATFVNRLGAMVVPFLSKYMLEELHFSYSQIGWVMVFFGTGSFIGTWISGKLSDKIGFYKVMVFSLFTSGLLFILLQFLTTFYSFCFGVLLLTTISDMYRPAMLVSLDTYADKKERTKAISLIRSSVNLGFMFGPLIGGIIITISSYSFLFYIDGLTCILSILLFVFFVKEKKLLYRLNAFKYLKEENSLLEDKPFLIHLVVTLITGILFFQMFTTLSLYYKEVFNFTSVESGLFLALNGVIILLFELSIVSFVESRNINKLLMVSYGILAMSISYLFLLIEHNVTALILMMIFMTIGIMLTFPFANSFVKKRSLKKQEGKFMAAFTMSYSIAHILSTKSGMAIIELYGYKANWMFLSCLGFAGFILAYQLIFIVKKEKEQIKAKIIQSLFSESN; encoded by the coding sequence ATGGTAATAAAATTATTTAAGAGTTATATTAAAAATTTCACTCAATTTTCTGTCGAAGTAAAAGTTCTGGCAGTGGCTACATTTGTTAACAGACTGGGCGCAATGGTTGTTCCATTTCTTTCTAAATACATGCTGGAAGAATTGCACTTTAGTTATAGTCAGATCGGCTGGGTTATGGTTTTTTTTGGTACTGGTTCTTTTATTGGAACGTGGATCAGTGGGAAACTCTCCGATAAAATAGGTTTTTATAAAGTGATGGTTTTCAGTCTTTTTACAAGTGGTTTACTGTTTATTTTGCTTCAGTTTCTGACTACTTTTTATAGTTTTTGTTTTGGGGTTTTACTACTCACAACGATTTCAGATATGTACAGGCCGGCAATGCTGGTTTCATTAGATACTTACGCAGACAAAAAAGAACGTACAAAAGCAATATCCTTAATTCGTTCCTCAGTTAATTTAGGTTTTATGTTTGGCCCTTTGATCGGTGGAATTATTATTACAATTTCAAGTTATAGCTTTTTATTTTACATTGACGGGCTGACCTGTATTTTGAGTATTTTATTATTTGTGTTTTTTGTGAAAGAGAAAAAACTGCTCTATAGGCTCAATGCTTTTAAATATTTAAAAGAAGAAAATTCCTTACTCGAAGACAAGCCATTTTTAATACATCTGGTAGTTACGCTAATAACAGGCATATTGTTTTTTCAGATGTTTACTACCTTATCCCTTTATTATAAGGAAGTCTTTAACTTTACAAGTGTCGAAAGCGGGTTATTTCTGGCTTTAAACGGAGTGATAATATTACTTTTTGAACTCTCAATTGTTTCTTTTGTAGAATCGCGAAACATCAATAAACTTCTAATGGTTTCTTACGGCATTCTTGCTATGAGCATTAGTTATTTATTTTTATTGATTGAACACAATGTTACAGCCTTAATTTTGATGATGATTTTTATGACAATTGGTATCATGCTGACTTTTCCGTTCGCCAATTCATTTGTTAAAAAAAGGTCTCTTAAAAAACAGGAAGGTAAATTCATGGCTGCTTTTACAATGAGTTATAGTATTGCCCATATATTAAGTACCAAATCGGGCATGGCAATTATTGAATTGTACGGCTATAAAGCAAACTGGATGTTTTTGTCCTGCCTTGGATTTGCAGGCTTTATTTTGGCATATCAGCTGATCTTTATTGTAAAAAAAGAAAAAGAACAGATTAAGGCTAAAATTATTCAATCGTTATTTTCTGAGTCAAATTAG
- a CDS encoding GNAT family N-acetyltransferase, translating to MNKLNDVYEITSDDFDSVKDIIYESKLIDEKLLNLENAVLFIKDKLSRNKAKIFVKKQQDIVVAFAVLHYKINPLSILEYNWHISYLYVKTDFRRKSIGREIMTKCFDHARANNVKHISLNTDTENFAAHQLYESFGFIRKSFISNYYYYEIKL from the coding sequence ATGAATAAATTAAATGATGTATATGAGATTACCTCTGATGATTTTGACTCGGTAAAAGACATTATTTATGAATCTAAACTAATTGATGAGAAACTTCTTAATTTAGAAAATGCCGTATTGTTTATTAAAGATAAATTAAGCCGGAATAAAGCAAAAATATTTGTCAAAAAACAGCAGGATATAGTAGTTGCTTTTGCTGTATTGCATTATAAAATAAACCCATTGTCTATTCTTGAATACAATTGGCATATCTCCTATCTCTATGTTAAAACAGATTTTAGAAGAAAATCAATTGGCAGAGAAATTATGACAAAATGTTTTGACCATGCCAGAGCAAATAATGTTAAACATATTTCATTAAATACAGATACTGAAAATTTTGCAGCGCACCAGCTTTACGAAAGTTTTGGTTTCATCAGAAAAAGTTTCATTTCGAATTATTATTACTATGAAATTAAACTGTAG
- a CDS encoding aminotransferase class I/II-fold pyridoxal phosphate-dependent enzyme, with product MVKDLFERIQDNKGPLGKWASQAEGYYVFPKLEGELGPRMKFHGKDILNWSLNDYLGLANHPEVRQADTDAAIQFGAAYPMGARMMSGHTTYHEQLENELAEFVMKESAYLLNFGYQGMVSIIDALVTKNDIIVYDVDSHACIIDGVRLHMGKRFTYKHNDLESMEKNLQRATKMAEETGGGILFITEGVFGMRGQQGKLKEIVAFKEKYNFRLLVDDAHGFGTLGKTGAGAGEEQGVQDGIDVYFSTFAKSMANIGAFVAADKTVIDYLKYNLRSQMFAKALPMIQTLGSLKRLELLRKSSAIKDKLWENVNALQSGLKEKGFNIGDTNTCITPVYLEGSIPEAMVMVNDLRENYGIFLSIVVYPVIPKGIILLRMIPTASHTLADIEETLTAFEAIREKLVNGTYKEIAERTTVDVS from the coding sequence ATGGTAAAAGATTTATTCGAAAGAATTCAGGACAATAAAGGACCTCTAGGAAAATGGGCTTCTCAGGCAGAAGGATATTATGTTTTTCCAAAATTAGAAGGTGAATTAGGTCCAAGAATGAAATTTCACGGAAAAGATATTCTAAACTGGAGTTTAAATGATTATTTAGGTTTAGCAAATCATCCGGAAGTTCGTCAGGCAGATACAGATGCAGCAATTCAGTTTGGTGCTGCTTACCCGATGGGAGCCCGTATGATGTCTGGACACACTACGTATCACGAACAATTAGAAAATGAACTGGCTGAATTTGTAATGAAAGAATCAGCTTATTTATTGAATTTTGGTTATCAGGGAATGGTTTCAATCATTGATGCTTTGGTTACTAAAAATGACATTATTGTTTATGATGTAGATTCGCATGCGTGTATCATTGATGGTGTTCGTTTACACATGGGTAAACGTTTTACCTACAAACACAATGATCTTGAAAGTATGGAGAAAAACCTGCAGCGTGCTACAAAAATGGCTGAGGAAACAGGTGGAGGTATTTTATTTATTACTGAAGGTGTTTTCGGAATGCGTGGTCAGCAGGGGAAATTAAAAGAAATCGTTGCTTTTAAAGAAAAATACAATTTCCGTTTATTAGTAGATGATGCTCATGGTTTTGGTACTTTAGGAAAAACTGGTGCCGGTGCAGGAGAGGAGCAGGGAGTTCAGGATGGTATTGATGTTTACTTTTCTACTTTTGCAAAATCTATGGCTAATATTGGTGCTTTCGTAGCAGCTGACAAAACAGTTATCGATTATCTTAAATACAACTTACGTTCTCAAATGTTTGCAAAAGCATTGCCAATGATCCAGACACTTGGTTCTTTGAAACGTTTGGAATTATTGCGTAAATCTTCTGCTATTAAAGATAAACTTTGGGAAAACGTAAATGCATTGCAAAGTGGACTTAAAGAAAAAGGATTCAATATCGGTGATACAAACACTTGTATTACACCAGTATATTTAGAAGGAAGTATTCCTGAAGCGATGGTGATGGTAAACGATTTAAGAGAAAACTATGGTATTTTCCTTTCTATCGTTGTGTATCCTGTTATTCCAAAAGGGATTATTTTGTTAAGAATGATTCCTACGGCTTCTCACACTTTGGCTGATATCGAAGAGACACTTACAGCGTTCGAAGCCATTCGCGAAAAATTAGTCAATGGTACATACAAGGAGATTGCAGAACGCACTACAGTGGATGTTTCTTAA
- the ric gene encoding iron-sulfur cluster repair di-iron protein, translated as MENLKNKTIGSFVAEDFRTAAVFSKYKIDFCCKGNRTVTEVCEKQNIDADTLLENVYEVLKSGSSESTDFNSWPLDLLADYIEKTHHRYVEEKTNVLLPFLDKLCKVHGANHPELFRINELFIGCAGELSQHMKKEELVLFPFIKRMVKTKESDGVLSQPSFGTISNPIEMMMHEHDNEGERFREIAALTDNYTSPADACTTYRVTFAMLKEFEEDLHKHIHLENNILFPKAVLLEKEFVEVE; from the coding sequence ATGGAAAATTTAAAAAACAAAACAATAGGATCATTTGTAGCTGAGGATTTTAGAACAGCCGCAGTTTTTTCAAAATATAAAATTGATTTTTGCTGTAAAGGAAACCGAACAGTAACTGAAGTCTGCGAAAAACAAAATATTGATGCTGATACTTTATTGGAAAACGTTTATGAAGTTTTAAAATCAGGAAGCAGCGAAAGTACCGATTTTAATTCATGGCCTTTGGATTTACTGGCAGATTATATTGAGAAAACCCATCACCGTTATGTTGAAGAAAAGACAAATGTACTGCTTCCTTTTTTAGATAAATTATGCAAAGTCCACGGTGCTAATCACCCGGAATTATTCAGAATTAATGAACTTTTTATTGGCTGTGCAGGCGAATTGTCTCAGCACATGAAAAAAGAAGAATTGGTTTTATTTCCATTTATAAAACGAATGGTGAAAACCAAAGAATCTGACGGTGTTTTATCTCAACCTTCTTTCGGAACCATTTCAAATCCGATTGAAATGATGATGCACGAACACGATAATGAAGGAGAGCGTTTTAGAGAAATTGCTGCTTTAACAGATAATTATACTTCGCCGGCTGATGCCTGTACGACTTACAGAGTCACTTTTGCAATGCTGAAGGAATTCGAAGAAGATTTACACAAACACATTCATTTGGAAAACAATATCTTATTTCCAAAAGCAGTTCTTCTTGAAAAAGAATTTGTAGAAGTTGAATAA
- a CDS encoding nitric-oxide reductase large subunit → MSISFTVLGYYGYEIYQQAPPVSKEIVTDSGKVVFSESEIKDGQNIWQSIGGQEVGSVWGHGAYVAPDWTADWLHREASFILDIYAQKDFNKKYEELDAEKQSALKIRLQKDVRTNRYNADTGILTISENRLAAIESLSEYYKGLFTNDPKFDKLRGDYAIPKNAITDVERMHKMNAFFFWATWATVTNRPDGDISYTHNWPSDELVGNTATTELLAWSGVSIILLILSVGILVFYHAKSGEEEEFPLPKEDPLIKQGKTKSMGLVTKYFWIVSLLMVLQMVFGIITAHYGVEGNGLYGIPIDKILPYAVTRTWHTQLAIFWIATAWLATGLYIAPAVSGKDPKFQCFGINFLFIALLIIVLGSMAGQWFGVMQKLNLVQNFWFGHQGYEYVDLGRFWQIFLLIGLFLWLALMIRPLLPVLKKKTEEKNLIILFLVSCTAIAMFYGAGLMWGRQTNLAIAEYWRWWVVHLWVEGFFEVFATVVIAFLFVRLGLLKTKTATLNVLFATIIFMSGGILGTFHHLYFSGTPTAIMALGATFSALEVVPLTLIGFEAYQNYKISKSTQWIADYKWPIYFMISVAFWNFLGAGIFGFIINPPIALYYVQGLNTTPLHGHTALFGVYGMLGIGLVLFVLRSLYRNVSWNNKLLKITFWSLNIGLFLMAILSLLPIGVWQAIESINHGMWYARSSELMQQPTMITLKWLRVIGDSIFGIGFITMAWFVFELTLKNKK, encoded by the coding sequence ATGAGTATATCATTTACAGTGCTTGGTTATTATGGTTACGAAATTTATCAGCAGGCGCCGCCGGTTTCAAAAGAAATCGTAACCGATTCCGGAAAAGTTGTTTTTAGCGAAAGCGAAATTAAAGACGGACAAAACATCTGGCAAAGTATAGGTGGGCAGGAAGTAGGATCTGTCTGGGGTCACGGAGCTTATGTGGCTCCGGACTGGACAGCTGACTGGCTGCATAGGGAAGCTTCGTTTATATTGGATATTTATGCCCAAAAAGATTTCAATAAAAAATATGAGGAATTGGATGCTGAAAAACAATCCGCTTTAAAGATTCGTCTTCAGAAAGATGTACGAACCAATCGTTACAATGCAGATACAGGTATTCTTACGATTTCTGAAAACCGTTTGGCAGCAATTGAAAGCTTAAGCGAATATTATAAAGGTCTTTTTACAAATGACCCGAAATTTGATAAACTGAGAGGCGACTATGCGATTCCGAAAAACGCTATTACAGACGTTGAAAGAATGCATAAAATGAATGCCTTTTTCTTCTGGGCAACTTGGGCAACCGTTACGAATCGTCCTGATGGAGATATTTCGTATACACACAACTGGCCGTCAGATGAATTGGTTGGGAATACTGCCACTACAGAGCTTTTAGCTTGGTCTGGAGTAAGTATTATTTTATTGATTTTAAGTGTTGGAATCTTAGTTTTCTATCATGCTAAATCTGGTGAAGAGGAGGAATTTCCATTGCCCAAAGAAGATCCATTGATCAAGCAAGGAAAAACAAAATCTATGGGATTGGTAACCAAATATTTCTGGATTGTGAGTCTGCTGATGGTTTTACAAATGGTATTCGGAATTATTACCGCGCATTATGGAGTGGAAGGAAATGGCTTATACGGAATCCCAATTGATAAAATCCTGCCTTATGCTGTAACACGCACATGGCACACCCAATTGGCCATTTTCTGGATTGCAACGGCTTGGCTGGCAACAGGACTATATATTGCTCCAGCAGTTTCGGGTAAAGATCCTAAATTCCAATGTTTTGGTATCAACTTTCTGTTTATTGCGCTTTTGATTATTGTTTTAGGCTCAATGGCTGGACAATGGTTTGGTGTTATGCAAAAACTGAATTTGGTTCAGAATTTCTGGTTCGGACATCAAGGTTACGAATATGTTGATTTGGGACGTTTCTGGCAAATTTTTCTTTTAATTGGATTGTTTTTATGGTTGGCTTTAATGATTCGTCCATTACTTCCGGTTTTAAAGAAAAAAACAGAAGAGAAAAACCTAATCATTTTGTTCTTAGTTTCTTGTACAGCAATCGCAATGTTCTACGGAGCAGGATTGATGTGGGGAAGACAAACCAATTTAGCGATTGCAGAATATTGGAGATGGTGGGTTGTTCACCTTTGGGTTGAAGGCTTTTTTGAAGTATTTGCAACAGTTGTAATTGCGTTTCTGTTTGTTCGTTTAGGATTATTAAAAACAAAAACAGCCACTTTAAATGTATTGTTTGCAACGATTATTTTTATGTCTGGAGGAATTCTAGGAACATTCCATCACTTATATTTCTCAGGAACTCCGACCGCAATTATGGCTTTGGGAGCAACATTTAGCGCTTTAGAAGTGGTTCCGTTGACTTTAATCGGATTTGAAGCGTATCAAAACTATAAAATCTCAAAATCAACGCAATGGATTGCCGATTATAAATGGCCAATTTATTTTATGATTTCTGTGGCCTTTTGGAATTTCCTTGGAGCCGGAATCTTCGGATTCATTATTAATCCGCCAATTGCATTATATTACGTGCAAGGTTTAAATACAACACCTTTACACGGACACACAGCTCTATTTGGAGTTTACGGAATGTTAGGAATTGGTTTGGTATTATTTGTTCTAAGAAGTTTATACCGAAATGTAAGCTGGAATAACAAACTACTAAAAATCACTTTCTGGTCTTTAAATATTGGTTTGTTTCTAATGGCAATTCTGAGTTTATTACCAATCGGAGTTTGGCAGGCAATTGAAAGTATCAATCACGGAATGTGGTACGCTCGTTCATCAGAATTAATGCAACAGCCAACAATGATTACCTTAAAATGGCTTCGTGTAATCGGAGATTCAATCTTCGGAATCGGATTTATTACAATGGCCTGGTTTGTATTTGAACTGACATTAAAAAACAAAAAATAA
- the azu gene encoding azurin: protein MWKKETVPAEESTELTEPSTEGVQPVAAEENVLLIEGNDQMQFSTNELKAVAGKPIKLTLKHVGKIPKEAMGHNLVILQEGTDQAAFALKANDAKATDYIPESEKASIIAHTKLIGGGEENTIEFTIDKKGSYPFICSFPGHVALMKGVLIVE from the coding sequence TTGTGGAAAAAAGAAACTGTTCCGGCAGAAGAATCAACAGAACTAACAGAACCATCAACAGAAGGTGTACAACCTGTAGCAGCTGAAGAAAATGTTTTGCTTATTGAAGGAAATGACCAAATGCAGTTTAGTACAAACGAATTGAAAGCTGTTGCAGGAAAACCAATTAAGTTGACTTTGAAACACGTTGGTAAAATTCCCAAAGAAGCAATGGGACACAATTTGGTGATTTTACAAGAAGGAACAGACCAAGCTGCTTTCGCTTTAAAAGCTAATGATGCAAAAGCAACGGATTATATTCCAGAATCTGAAAAAGCTTCAATTATCGCTCATACTAAATTAATTGGAGGCGGGGAAGAAAATACAATTGAATTTACAATTGATAAAAAAGGATCTTACCCATTTATTTGCTCTTTCCCAGGTCACGTAGCCTTGATGAAAGGCGTATTAATTGTTGAGTAA
- a CDS encoding RrF2 family transcriptional regulator, with product MFSKACEYGIRASIFIATNSSKGIRVGIKDVAKEIDSPEPFTAKIMQILTKNGIIHSAKGVGGGFEVSDEAVKSIKLIQIVDAIDGDKIYRGCGIGLKECSEDHPCPVHHEFKKIRGLLLEMLAKTTLEQLASGVKSGDFFLKTLNIND from the coding sequence ATGTTTTCAAAAGCATGTGAATACGGAATCAGGGCATCTATTTTTATTGCAACCAATTCTTCCAAAGGGATTAGGGTTGGAATAAAAGATGTTGCCAAAGAAATTGACTCTCCGGAACCTTTTACGGCAAAAATTATGCAAATCCTGACTAAAAACGGAATCATTCATTCGGCAAAAGGTGTAGGGGGCGGTTTTGAAGTTTCGGATGAAGCTGTAAAATCAATTAAGCTAATTCAGATTGTAGATGCCATTGACGGTGATAAAATTTACAGGGGATGCGGCATTGGTTTAAAAGAATGTTCCGAAGATCATCCGTGTCCTGTGCATCATGAGTTTAAAAAAATAAGGGGACTCCTTTTAGAAATGCTTGCTAAAACGACTTTAGAGCAGCTTGCTTCAGGGGTAAAATCGGGTGATTTCTTTTTAAAAACACTGAATATTAATGATTAA
- a CDS encoding NYN domain-containing protein — translation MALSNSKELKLAVLIDADNVPYSNVKGMMEEIAKLGTPTTKRIYADWTKPNSNGWKGVLLEHAITPIQQYSYTVGKNSSDSALIIDAMDLLYSGKLDGFCIVSSDSDFTRLAIRLRESGMKVIGIGEKKTPNSFIVACDRFIYIEVLDGAIQKKKPKTNTTADSKKPVEKPSSKALNKIDDGTIDLIEATIEDIEDDDGWAFLGDVGNLIVKKKPEFDPRNYGFSKLTPMLKSLTDILEIDERESDKKGIKHVYVRLRFN, via the coding sequence ATGGCTCTGAGCAACTCAAAAGAATTAAAACTGGCCGTTCTTATTGATGCAGACAACGTTCCCTACAGCAATGTAAAAGGTATGATGGAAGAAATTGCAAAATTAGGAACTCCTACTACAAAAAGAATCTATGCCGACTGGACTAAACCAAATTCTAACGGATGGAAAGGTGTATTACTGGAACATGCTATCACCCCTATTCAGCAATACAGTTATACAGTAGGAAAAAATTCTTCAGATTCAGCCCTTATTATTGATGCAATGGATTTGCTGTATTCAGGCAAATTAGACGGTTTTTGCATTGTATCGAGCGATAGTGATTTTACGCGCTTAGCCATTCGGTTAAGGGAATCCGGCATGAAAGTAATTGGTATTGGAGAAAAGAAAACCCCAAACTCCTTTATTGTGGCCTGTGACCGTTTTATTTATATTGAGGTTCTGGATGGTGCTATTCAAAAGAAAAAACCAAAAACAAACACAACAGCTGATTCAAAAAAACCTGTTGAAAAACCATCCTCAAAAGCATTAAACAAAATAGACGATGGTACAATTGATTTAATTGAAGCCACAATCGAAGATATTGAAGATGATGATGGCTGGGCATTTTTAGGTGATGTCGGAAACCTGATTGTGAAGAAAAAACCTGAATTCGATCCCCGAAATTACGGTTTTTCGAAACTTACACCTATGCTGAAATCATTAACAGATATTCTCGAAATAGACGAAAGAGAGTCTGACAAAAAAGGAATCAAGCACGTTTATGTGAGATTACGATTTAATTAA
- a CDS encoding FMN-binding glutamate synthase family protein — MRKKFFIYGVLLFLIVATIYYYTGRGYLLVFTIPVLLIIGVYNTLQKKHAILRNFPVLGYFRYLFEMIAPEIQQYFIERSTDGKPFSRNQRSMVYQRAKNIDSSTPFGTQQNLNTDSYEGIKHSIFPAKVNEELPRVLVGGKDCKQPYSASLFNVSAMSFGSLSENAVRAINIGAKKGNFYQNTGEGGLTEYHLAGGGDITWQIGTGYFGCRDAEGNFSPEKFSEKANLPNVKMIEIKLSQGAKPGHGGVLPAAKNTEQIAKIRGVVPHTMILSPPGHTAFSDAKGLIHFIKQLRDLSNGKPIGFKLCIGNTAEFEAICHEMIAEDIYPDFITVDGAEGGTGAAPLEFADGVGMPFEPALIFVNQTLRALNIRDKIRIIGSGKIISGYSILHAVALGADMCNSARGFMFSLGCIQALRCHNNECPTGVATQNKMLMKGLVVTDKSERVYHFHKNTLHAANELLAAAGKTSFADVDINIFMRGDEFTNLSELYFPDNLKNVTGRN; from the coding sequence ATGAGAAAAAAATTCTTTATTTACGGAGTTTTATTGTTTCTAATTGTTGCCACAATTTATTATTATACCGGACGAGGCTATTTACTCGTTTTTACTATCCCCGTTTTATTGATTATTGGAGTTTATAACACTTTACAAAAGAAACATGCTATTTTACGAAACTTCCCGGTTTTAGGCTATTTCAGATATTTATTCGAAATGATTGCTCCTGAAATTCAGCAGTATTTTATCGAAAGATCGACTGATGGAAAACCATTCTCCAGAAATCAGCGCTCAATGGTATATCAAAGAGCAAAAAACATCGATTCAAGCACTCCTTTTGGAACGCAGCAAAATTTAAATACAGATAGTTACGAAGGAATTAAACATTCTATATTTCCGGCTAAAGTTAACGAAGAACTTCCTCGTGTACTGGTTGGCGGAAAAGATTGTAAACAGCCATATTCTGCTTCTTTATTTAATGTTTCCGCAATGAGTTTTGGCTCACTGAGTGAAAATGCTGTCCGCGCCATAAATATAGGAGCCAAAAAAGGTAATTTTTATCAAAATACAGGAGAAGGCGGATTGACTGAATATCATCTTGCGGGAGGCGGCGATATTACCTGGCAGATTGGAACCGGATATTTTGGATGCCGTGATGCGGAAGGGAATTTCAGCCCTGAAAAATTTTCAGAAAAAGCAAATCTTCCAAATGTAAAAATGATTGAAATTAAGCTTTCGCAAGGTGCAAAACCAGGCCATGGCGGTGTACTGCCTGCTGCCAAAAACACTGAACAAATTGCAAAAATAAGAGGTGTCGTCCCTCACACCATGATCCTTTCTCCTCCCGGACATACAGCATTTTCTGATGCAAAAGGCTTGATTCATTTCATTAAACAATTACGTGACTTGTCTAATGGAAAGCCAATCGGATTTAAATTATGTATTGGAAACACAGCTGAGTTTGAAGCTATTTGTCACGAAATGATTGCTGAAGATATTTATCCTGATTTTATTACCGTTGACGGTGCCGAAGGTGGAACAGGAGCTGCCCCACTGGAATTTGCAGATGGTGTCGGGATGCCTTTTGAACCGGCTTTAATATTTGTAAACCAAACTTTGAGAGCATTAAATATTCGTGACAAAATACGTATTATTGGGAGTGGGAAAATCATTTCTGGCTATTCTATCCTGCATGCTGTTGCTTTGGGTGCAGATATGTGCAACAGTGCGAGAGGCTTTATGTTTTCACTGGGATGTATTCAGGCTTTGCGCTGTCATAATAATGAATGCCCAACAGGGGTCGCAACTCAGAATAAAATGCTCATGAAAGGTTTGGTCGTTACAGATAAATCAGAACGCGTTTATCATTTCCATAAAAATACACTTCACGCGGCAAACGAACTTTTGGCTGCAGCCGGAAAAACATCCTTTGCTGATGTTGATATCAATATCTTCATGAGAGGCGATGAATTTACCAATCTCTCAGAATTATATTTCCCGGATAACTTAAAAAATGTTACTGGACGGAATTAA